One part of the Gemmatimonadaceae bacterium genome encodes these proteins:
- a CDS encoding DUF2249 domain-containing protein — protein sequence MTHTTPAPPPSAPVVELDVRDDLRSGREPFSKIMGAVAKLEPGAVLHLRAIFEPVPLFAVLGERGFTHTSRSHAPDDWSVWFWRA from the coding sequence ATGACCCACACCACTCCCGCTCCCCCGCCCTCGGCGCCCGTCGTCGAACTCGATGTTCGCGATGACCTGCGCTCCGGCCGCGAACCATTTTCGAAGATCATGGGAGCGGTCGCGAAGCTCGAACCCGGGGCGGTGCTCCACCTGCGCGCCATCTTCGAACCCGTCCCCCTGTTCGCCGTGCTCGGCGAACGTGGCTTCACGCACACCTCCCGCTCCCACGCACCGGACGACTGGTCCGTGTGGTTCTGGCGCGCCTGA
- a CDS encoding DUF2249 domain-containing protein: MELDVRLIPPRDKHPTIFRTFDALTAGQAMVIINDHDPRPLRYQFAAERPEQFEWTYEAEGPEVWRVRIGRR; the protein is encoded by the coding sequence ATGGAACTCGACGTCCGCCTCATCCCACCCCGCGACAAGCACCCCACGATCTTCAGGACCTTCGACGCGCTCACCGCCGGGCAGGCGATGGTCATCATCAACGATCACGACCCTCGGCCCCTGCGCTACCAGTTTGCTGCCGAACGTCCCGAGCAGTTCGAGTGGACGTACGAAGCCGAAGGTCCCGAGGTCTGGCGCGTCCGCATCGGCCGTCGGTAG